A window from Glaciimonas sp. PCH181 encodes these proteins:
- the phnL gene encoding phosphonate C-P lyase system protein PhnL, whose amino-acid sequence MTPLRRIEVRQLSKDFVLHLQGGLQMPIFSQVDMDVDAGECVVIHAPSGAGKSTLLRCLYANYRASSGSVKIRHAEDVDTAAFDWVDLATASPQQILAVRKTTLGFVTQFLRVIPRITTLALVAEPLIAKGMDSDEAQDQAKSWLSRLKIPARLWQVPPATFSGGEQQRVNIARTLISDFPILLLDEPTASLDEGNRDTVIAMIQEACDRGTAVVGIFHDEYVRRALATRLFPLAAIQSVALVE is encoded by the coding sequence ATGACGCCATTAAGACGGATTGAAGTAAGACAGCTCTCAAAAGATTTTGTGTTGCACCTGCAAGGCGGTTTGCAGATGCCGATTTTTTCGCAAGTTGATATGGATGTCGATGCTGGCGAGTGCGTGGTGATTCATGCTCCTTCCGGTGCGGGAAAAAGTACATTATTGCGCTGCCTGTATGCGAACTATCGTGCCAGCAGCGGCAGCGTGAAAATTCGGCACGCGGAGGATGTTGATACTGCGGCGTTTGATTGGGTCGATTTGGCGACTGCATCACCGCAGCAGATCCTCGCGGTACGCAAAACGACGCTGGGCTTTGTGACGCAATTTTTACGCGTGATTCCGCGTATTACTACGCTGGCATTGGTAGCCGAGCCGCTGATCGCCAAAGGTATGGACAGCGATGAGGCGCAGGATCAGGCTAAATCCTGGCTATCGCGCTTAAAAATTCCTGCCCGTTTGTGGCAAGTTCCTCCGGCGACATTTTCTGGCGGCGAGCAGCAACGGGTGAATATTGCGCGTACCTTGATCAGCGATTTTCCGATACTGTTGCTGGATGAGCCGACTGCCTCGTTAGACGAAGGCAATCGCGATACCGTGATCGCGATGATTCAAGAAGCATGTGACCGTGGCACCGCAGTGGTTGGCATTTTCCACGATGAATATGTCCGTCGTGCGCTGGCAACGCGCTTGTTTCCGCTAGCAGCGATACAATCGGTGGCATTGGTGGAATAA
- a CDS encoding alpha-D-ribose 1-methylphosphonate 5-triphosphate diphosphatase → MIILPAPLTIRNARIVTSQEHFVGSLSAADGIIDSVSIGASQVGEDWEGDYLLPGLVELHTDNLEKHLMPRPKVNWPILPAILAHDAQIAAAGITTVLDALGVGDIDPESVRSTLLASCIVNLQRARAKNLLRVDHYLHLRLELAEENLLDMFTPFLDDPTLKLVSLMDHTPGQRQWTDISHYRTYTTGKRGWSNEKVDSMLEDLLERQCLYAAENRRKIVSSCHAVAKPMATHDDTTLEHVTEGVAEGIKICEFPTTLLAAQAARQHGLGIIMGAPNVIRGGSHSGNVSATGLARADLLDVLSSDYVPASLLHAAFMLQKEGFSLPKSINTVSLNPARMIGFDDRGEIATGLRADFLRVRLVDDIPVIMQVWKDGRRAI, encoded by the coding sequence ATGATTATTTTGCCTGCACCTCTTACTATTCGTAACGCGCGTATTGTCACTTCGCAAGAACACTTCGTCGGTAGTCTATCCGCTGCCGATGGCATTATCGATAGCGTATCGATTGGTGCTTCGCAGGTTGGCGAGGATTGGGAGGGCGATTATTTGTTGCCCGGGTTGGTCGAATTGCATACCGACAATCTGGAAAAACATTTGATGCCGCGCCCAAAAGTGAATTGGCCGATACTGCCCGCGATTTTGGCGCACGATGCCCAGATTGCCGCCGCGGGGATTACGACCGTGCTGGATGCATTAGGCGTTGGCGATATTGACCCTGAAAGCGTGCGCAGCACCTTGCTGGCATCGTGCATCGTTAATTTACAGCGCGCTCGCGCCAAAAACCTGCTACGGGTAGATCACTATTTGCATTTACGGCTGGAATTGGCGGAAGAAAACCTGCTCGACATGTTTACGCCGTTTTTGGATGATCCGACATTAAAACTGGTGTCTTTGATGGATCACACCCCCGGCCAGCGTCAATGGACCGATATCAGTCATTATCGGACCTATACCACCGGAAAACGCGGGTGGAGTAATGAAAAAGTCGATTCGATGCTGGAGGATTTACTGGAACGGCAATGTCTTTACGCTGCTGAAAATCGCCGCAAGATCGTTAGCAGCTGCCACGCAGTCGCCAAGCCGATGGCAACCCATGACGACACGACGCTTGAACACGTCACCGAAGGTGTGGCTGAGGGTATCAAGATATGTGAGTTTCCGACCACGCTGCTGGCCGCACAGGCTGCGCGGCAGCATGGCCTTGGCATCATCATGGGCGCACCGAATGTGATCCGTGGCGGCTCGCATTCGGGCAATGTATCGGCGACCGGATTGGCGCGTGCCGATTTGTTGGATGTATTGTCGTCAGACTATGTCCCGGCCAGTTTGTTGCATGCTGCTTTCATGCTGCAAAAAGAAGGTTTCAGCTTACCGAAATCGATCAATACTGTGTCACTGAATCCGGCGCGCATGATTGGCTTTGATGACCGTGGTGAAATTGCAACGGGCCTGCGCGCTGACTTTTTGCGCGTTCGTCTGGTCGATGATATTCCCGTGATTATGCAAGTCTGGAAAGATGGAAGACGCGCTATCTAA
- the fmt gene encoding methionyl-tRNA formyltransferase — protein MKIIFAGTPEFAAIALQALHDAGHEITLVLTQPDRPAGRGMQLQASAVKQFALAHNIPVAQPVSLRLDGKYPEIAQDAHALLQATPHDVMVVAAYGLILPLSVLTIPTHGCINIHGSLLPRWRGAAPIHRAIEAGDHETGVTIMQMEQGLDTGPMMLTAHVTIADDDTTGSLHDKLAALGGKMIVEAIQMLANNTLTAIPQPDEGVTYAAKITKEEAALNFTLDADVLARKIRAFNPFPGAFATFGGVTIKIWEAAVAAQNDGHAAGEIISADSHDGVVVACGTGALRLAVLQKPGGKRLTAAEFLRAFPMANGRFGTI, from the coding sequence ATGAAAATTATCTTTGCCGGAACACCAGAATTTGCCGCCATCGCGCTTCAAGCGCTGCATGATGCCGGACACGAAATCACGTTAGTCCTGACCCAGCCCGATCGTCCCGCAGGGCGCGGTATGCAGCTGCAAGCCTCTGCGGTGAAACAATTCGCTTTGGCGCATAACATCCCCGTCGCGCAGCCTGTCTCGCTGCGTCTGGATGGCAAATACCCCGAGATCGCGCAAGACGCCCATGCGTTATTGCAAGCCACGCCGCATGACGTCATGGTAGTCGCTGCGTATGGTTTGATTTTGCCGCTCAGCGTGCTGACGATCCCCACCCACGGTTGCATTAACATTCACGGCTCGCTGCTGCCGCGTTGGCGTGGTGCGGCACCGATACATCGGGCGATTGAAGCCGGGGATCATGAAACCGGCGTCACGATTATGCAAATGGAACAAGGGCTGGATACCGGGCCGATGATGTTGACCGCGCACGTCACCATCGCGGACGACGACACCACCGGCAGTCTGCATGACAAATTGGCGGCATTAGGCGGCAAAATGATTGTCGAGGCCATCCAGATGCTGGCGAACAACACCTTAACCGCCATACCGCAACCGGATGAAGGCGTCACTTACGCAGCAAAGATCACCAAGGAAGAAGCGGCTTTGAATTTCACGTTGGATGCCGATGTATTGGCGCGGAAAATTCGCGCGTTTAATCCGTTCCCCGGGGCGTTTGCCACATTCGGCGGCGTTACAATCAAGATATGGGAAGCTGCGGTTGCTGCACAAAATGACGGTCATGCAGCGGGCGAGATCATCAGCGCCGATTCGCACGATGGCGTTGTCGTTGCCTGTGGAACGGGTGCTTTGCGACTAGCTGTATTGCAAAAACCGGGCGGCAAACGTCTAACTGCGGCCGAGTTTTTACGCGCTTTTCCGATGGCGAACGGACGGTTTGGGACGATTTGA
- the def gene encoding peptide deformylase, translating into MSLLNILRYPDPRLHKIAKPVTVFDDRLKRLIADMAETMYEAPGVGLAASQVDVHEQLVVIDTSDTGSDLRVFINPEILWASEERQIYDEGCLSVPGIYDGVERPARVKVRALDANGKAFEVDAEGLLAVCIQHEMDHLKGKVFVEYLSPLKRNRIKAKMLKEERELKRDKQYANR; encoded by the coding sequence ATGTCCCTACTAAATATCCTGCGTTACCCCGATCCTCGCCTGCATAAAATTGCTAAGCCTGTGACTGTTTTTGATGACCGTCTGAAGCGATTGATTGCTGACATGGCCGAAACGATGTACGAGGCACCCGGCGTTGGTCTGGCTGCCTCGCAAGTCGACGTGCATGAGCAATTAGTCGTCATCGATACTTCTGACACCGGCAGCGATCTGCGGGTCTTTATCAATCCGGAAATTCTCTGGGCCAGTGAAGAAAGACAAATATACGATGAAGGCTGCCTGTCCGTGCCGGGCATATACGACGGCGTAGAACGTCCTGCCCGCGTCAAGGTGCGCGCACTCGACGCCAATGGCAAAGCATTTGAAGTCGATGCAGAGGGCTTGCTGGCGGTCTGTATTCAGCATGAAATGGATCATTTGAAGGGAAAAGTATTTGTTGAGTACCTGTCGCCGCTAAAACGCAACCGCATTAAAGCCAAGATGCTCAAGGAAGAACGCGAATTAAAGCGCGATAAACAATACGCCAACCGTTAA